A part of Bombus affinis isolate iyBomAffi1 chromosome 12, iyBomAffi1.2, whole genome shotgun sequence genomic DNA contains:
- the LOC126922615 gene encoding LHFPL tetraspan subfamily member 2 protein-like, protein MCYVIVTSRSLLWTLLSLVALMAVLSGLITPKWLIGPQIKDTKNGTEFYAPTVGIFNRCIRLHGKKTHCANFNLDGFATDSTVFPDCWKASYFFLSLGLAIMSMTVVAALVGCCMQSIGRKSIFNLAGVAQVIAGIFYLLGMILYPAGWGAERVQRICGSEANAFYLAECSLGWAFYSAVIGVGLTFVCAVISGQAEKSTASDKVQDKMNEGKTLICLA, encoded by the exons ATGTGCTATGTGATAGTCACTAGTCGTAGTTTGCTGTGGACGCTCCTGTCCCTGGTGGCGTTAATGGCAGTTTTATCGGGGCTCATCACTCCAAAATGGCTCATTGGACCTCAGATAAAAGACACGA AGAATGGAACGGAGTTTTACGCGCCAACAGTCGGAATTTTCAATCGTTGCATCAGGCTACACGGAAAGAAGACTCACTGTGCAAATTTCAACTTGGATGGCTTCGCCACAGATTCCACCGTATTTCCAGACTGCTGGAAAGCTTCTTACTTCTTCCTGTCCCTTGGTTTGGCGATTATGTCGATGACAGTGGTGGCAGCTTTGGTTGGCTGCTGCATGCAAAGCATCGGCAGAAAGAGCATCTTCAATCTGGCTGGTGTTGCGCAGGTTATTGCTG GAATATTTTATTTGCTGGGGATGATTTTGTATCCCGCCGGCTGGGGCGCAGAAAGGGTTCAAAGGATCTGTGGATCGGAAGCTAACGCTTTCTACCTCGCTGAATGCTCTCTAG GTTGGGCTTTCTATAGCGCCGTGATAGGGGTTGGATTGACGTTTGTTTGTGCGGTAATAAGCGGCCAAGCAGAAAAGTCCACAGCCAGTGATAAAGTTCAGGACAAGATGAACGAGGGCAAAACGTTGATCTGCCTCGCGTGA